GCCCTCGACGAGGAAGCGCTGCCGCTGCTCGAGGCTCATCCCCTTGGGTTTGTGCCGCAGACCGTACTCCGCCGCGGCCTTGTCCTGCTTCCTCCAGAGGAGGCTCAGCAGGAGCGCGGTCTGGTCTTTGTCCGCGGTCGTCAACACGGGCACGTGCTCCGTCGTCTCCAGGGCAAGGAGCGCGCCCAGGATGGACTGGGGGTGCCGAAACGTGGAGATCTCCGCGAGGTCCCCTTCGAGAATCAGGAGCGGTTGCGGGTAGGCGTCTCGCAGGCGCTGGACCTGCTCGAAGAGCCGCTTCTTGATCAGGCTGGCGAAGAAGTCGTTCAGCGTCTTGCGCTCGATGCCCACAGGCCCGAGCACGTAGTCCCCCGGCGCGATCTTCCTGACCTCGAACTCCACGCCCAAGCCGCGGAGCTTTTCCGGGATGTCTTCGGGCTCGTTCGAGTCGACGACCAGC
Above is a window of Thermoplasmata archaeon DNA encoding:
- a CDS encoding ERCC4 domain-containing protein; translation: MTKVPLVVDSNEPEDIPEKLRGLGVEFEVRKIAPGDYVLGPVGIERKTLNDFFASLIKKRLFEQVQRLRDAYPQPLLILEGDLAEISTFRHPQSILGALLALETTEHVPVLTTADKDQTALLLSLLWRKQDKAAAEYGLRHKPKGMSLEQRQRFLVEGLPNVGETLARNLLEHFGSVQAIFNASEEELKKVAKIGDVKAAEIARLVRTRYEALQTRLEGDEEDAPDDEPL